The proteins below are encoded in one region of Paenibacillus albus:
- the spoVT gene encoding stage V sporulation protein T, which yields MKATGIVRRIDDLGRVVIPKEIRRTLRIREGDPLEIFVDRDGEVILKKYSPIGELGDFAKEYAESLSESTSHITLITDRDNIIAVAGASKKDYLEKQIGSMLENCMENRKTVMESGGGSYEVVKDIGEAFSSFVAAPIVAGGDPIGTVVLLSKDENIKMSQMETKMAETAAGFLAKQMEQ from the coding sequence ATGAAAGCAACTGGAATTGTCCGTCGTATTGATGATCTCGGCCGGGTCGTTATCCCGAAGGAAATCCGCCGAACACTGCGTATACGCGAGGGCGACCCGCTGGAAATATTCGTCGACCGCGACGGAGAAGTGATTTTGAAGAAATATTCTCCGATTGGGGAGCTTGGTGATTTTGCCAAGGAGTATGCAGAGTCCCTCTCGGAAAGCACCAGTCATATTACGTTGATTACGGACAGAGATAACATTATTGCCGTGGCGGGAGCGTCCAAGAAGGACTATCTGGAGAAGCAAATCGGCTCTATGCTGGAAAATTGTATGGAGAATCGCAAGACGGTGATGGAGTCCGGCGGCGGATCCTATGAAGTCGTGAAGGATATTGGCGAGGCATTCAGCTCCTTCGTGGCAGCCCCTATCGTGGCTGGCGGCGATCCAATCGGTACGGTCGTGCTGCTAAGCAAGGATGAGAATATAAAGATGTCGCAGATGGAGACGAAGATGGCGGAGACAGCAGCCGGCTTCCTCGCTAAGCAAATGGAGCAGTAG
- a CDS encoding ABC transporter permease produces the protein MSATTVVVQAKTRKRKPNRLQIFKDIGNKSFAFTAGFSFILLFALWSLLSYTESVNPIFLPTPDKVFVEMFHLLGTSEYWHHIGISVFRVSAGFLLACVIGIPIGIFAGTFKYGEAFIEPPMEFIRYMPAVAFIPLIMVWAGIGEWAKILLIFLGCFFQLVLMVADNTRRVSQDLLQASFTLGAGRWKAIETVLIPAIQPQLMNTLRLILGWAWTYLVVAELVAVNSGLGYAIMKAQRFLNTDQIFVGIIVIGLLGLISDRIFAFLNRRLFPWA, from the coding sequence ATGAGCGCGACCACAGTAGTAGTGCAGGCGAAAACGAGAAAGAGAAAGCCAAACCGGCTTCAAATCTTCAAAGATATCGGCAACAAGTCATTTGCATTCACGGCAGGCTTCTCCTTCATTCTGCTGTTCGCGCTCTGGTCGCTGCTCAGCTATACGGAATCGGTCAATCCCATCTTCCTGCCGACCCCGGATAAAGTGTTCGTCGAGATGTTTCATCTGCTTGGTACGAGCGAGTATTGGCATCACATTGGCATCAGCGTGTTTCGTGTATCGGCGGGCTTCCTGCTCGCCTGCGTCATCGGCATTCCAATTGGGATCTTTGCTGGTACGTTCAAGTACGGTGAGGCGTTCATTGAACCACCGATGGAATTTATCCGATATATGCCGGCTGTTGCGTTCATTCCGCTCATTATGGTGTGGGCAGGTATCGGGGAATGGGCGAAAATCCTGCTTATCTTCCTCGGTTGCTTCTTCCAGCTTGTGCTGATGGTGGCTGACAATACGCGCCGCGTCTCTCAGGATCTGCTGCAAGCATCGTTCACGCTTGGCGCTGGGCGATGGAAGGCGATCGAGACGGTGCTCATTCCGGCGATTCAGCCGCAGCTGATGAATACGCTTCGGCTTATCCTCGGCTGGGCATGGACGTATCTCGTCGTTGCAGAGCTCGTCGCGGTAAACAGCGGCCTAGGCTACGCTATTATGAAGGCACAGCGTTTCCTTAACACTGATCAGATCTTCGTCGGCATCATCGTCATCGGATTGCTCGGACTCATCAGCGACCGGATCTTTGCATTTTTAAACCGCCGACTGTTCCCTTGGGCATAG
- a CDS encoding polysaccharide biosynthesis protein: protein MKYRQEIRASSSRSAGFGGGRTVVFKGAALMGAAALVSKALGTLQKIPLQNIAGDRVFGIYNAVAPLYQLLLAIVTSGFPVAISILVAEREVHGDRSGAGRILRASSMLLFGYGAILFVLMWSGADRVAAWMGDTDAAQAIRMSALALWVVPVMAALRGYYQGRNEMLPSAASQLSEQTVRVAGMLALLAFGWHYGWGDAKLAAGATAGSAIGGTAGLAVMLGIWLRERARYRGTYESLGKLSALKELQGQEGQEEQRGQKELQVQEGQKELRGLKELKGQSTGALMKRLTMLAVPVTLGALAVPVLGVVDAFTVPRLLRAAGDGQAEAMALFGLYSRGQPLVQLVVMVAGAMGSALVPALAAARLRGDEAAVRQQAAIVMRAAWMIGAAAALGLAVLAEPINVMLYADDAGTRTFALVGCTALAGTVSALTAAVLQGLGAVRGPALFMLAAAALKAALNAALVPALGIAGSACAGIAALTAAALLGAAAVRRAAGAAMPARSAAGIVLALAVMAAVLVPAERGAASLLGALPPRAAAAALALGGVALGGALFLASVLRFGGVTARELRALPGGGALAAKLQSWRLLPSGD from the coding sequence TTGAAATACAGGCAGGAGATTAGAGCAAGCTCGAGCAGGAGTGCGGGCTTCGGCGGTGGACGGACCGTGGTGTTTAAGGGAGCTGCGCTTATGGGGGCTGCGGCGCTCGTCAGCAAAGCACTCGGGACACTGCAGAAGATTCCGCTGCAAAATATAGCCGGTGACCGCGTGTTCGGCATCTATAACGCGGTAGCTCCACTTTATCAGCTGCTGTTGGCGATTGTGACGTCGGGGTTCCCGGTCGCGATCTCGATTCTTGTCGCAGAGCGGGAAGTTCATGGCGACCGCAGCGGCGCGGGGCGGATATTGCGCGCTAGCAGCATGCTGCTGTTCGGCTACGGCGCGATTCTCTTCGTCCTCATGTGGAGCGGAGCGGACCGTGTCGCTGCATGGATGGGCGATACGGATGCGGCTCAGGCGATTCGAATGTCCGCGCTAGCGCTGTGGGTTGTTCCGGTGATGGCGGCGCTGCGCGGCTATTATCAGGGCAGGAATGAAATGCTGCCGTCCGCTGCATCGCAGCTGTCGGAGCAAACGGTTCGCGTTGCCGGCATGCTCGCGCTGCTGGCGTTCGGCTGGCATTACGGCTGGGGCGATGCGAAGCTTGCCGCAGGTGCGACGGCGGGCTCAGCCATTGGCGGGACGGCTGGGCTTGCGGTCATGTTGGGAATTTGGCTGCGGGAGCGGGCTCGTTATCGCGGGACGTATGAGAGTCTTGGTAAGCTGAGTGCCTTGAAGGAGCTGCAAGGGCAGGAAGGGCAGGAAGAGCAGAGAGGGCAGAAAGAGCTACAAGTGCAGGAAGGGCAGAAAGAGCTGCGAGGGCTAAAAGAGCTAAAAGGGCAATCGACCGGCGCTCTCATGAAGCGCCTAACGATGCTTGCGGTGCCGGTAACGCTTGGTGCACTTGCTGTGCCCGTGCTTGGCGTCGTGGATGCTTTTACCGTGCCGCGGCTGCTTCGCGCCGCGGGAGATGGACAGGCCGAAGCGATGGCACTCTTCGGCCTATATAGTCGGGGCCAGCCGCTTGTGCAGCTGGTCGTCATGGTTGCAGGCGCGATGGGCTCCGCGCTCGTTCCCGCTCTTGCGGCCGCACGTCTGCGCGGCGATGAGGCTGCGGTGCGGCAGCAGGCGGCCATCGTGATGCGGGCCGCCTGGATGATCGGCGCAGCCGCAGCTCTTGGGCTCGCGGTGCTGGCCGAGCCCATCAATGTGATGCTGTACGCGGACGATGCGGGCACGCGTACATTTGCACTTGTCGGGTGCACGGCGCTGGCCGGCACCGTCAGTGCGCTAACCGCGGCGGTGCTGCAAGGGCTTGGGGCGGTTCGCGGCCCCGCCCTGTTCATGCTCGCCGCGGCAGCGCTGAAGGCGGCGCTCAACGCCGCCCTCGTGCCGGCGCTCGGCATCGCCGGCAGTGCCTGCGCCGGCATCGCGGCGCTCACGGCGGCCGCCCTGCTGGGCGCGGCCGCTGTTCGCCGCGCCGCTGGCGCGGCAATGCCCGCGCGGAGCGCCGCGGGCATCGTACTCGCACTCGCGGTCATGGCCGCGGTGCTCGTACCGGCCGAGCGCGGCGCTGCCTCGCTGCTCGGCGCGCTGCCGCCGCGGGCGGCAGCTGCAGCACTCGCGCTCGGAGGCGTCGCCCTCGGCGGAGCGCTCTTCCTCGCCTCCGTGCTTCGCTTCGGCGGCGTAACGGCGCGCGAGCTGCGCGCGCTGCCGGGCGGCGGTGCACTCGCCGCCAAGCTGCAAAGCTGGCGGCTGCTCCCATCCGGCGACTAG
- a CDS encoding ABC transporter ATP-binding protein — protein MEAAKRSAETVTVQEKAGRSVHAVEIDKAAAQRGEITISGLSKVYETKKSRFEALRGIDMQVRTNEFVTIVGPSGCGKSTLLRIVAGLDELSEGSVTLDGEEVIGPGAERGMVFQGYTLFPWLTVRENIEYGPKLKGVSTLERRAISSHFLKVIKLEAFANAYPKQLSGGMKQRVAIARALANRPKVLLMDEPFGALDAQTKLEMQEMLLEVWEKEKTTVLFITHDIDEAVFLSQRIIVMGAGPGRILKTFDVPLPAQRTPEVRELPEFLALKRELGLLLKH, from the coding sequence ATGGAAGCAGCAAAAAGATCAGCGGAAACTGTTACGGTGCAGGAAAAGGCGGGAAGAAGCGTGCATGCAGTCGAGATAGACAAAGCAGCGGCTCAGCGGGGCGAGATCACGATCAGCGGTCTTAGCAAAGTGTACGAAACGAAGAAGAGCCGGTTCGAGGCGCTGCGGGGCATCGACATGCAGGTGCGGACGAATGAGTTCGTGACGATCGTCGGTCCGTCCGGCTGCGGCAAATCCACGCTGCTTCGCATCGTGGCGGGGCTCGACGAGCTGAGCGAAGGCTCGGTGACATTGGACGGCGAGGAAGTGATTGGGCCAGGCGCGGAGCGGGGCATGGTGTTTCAGGGCTATACGCTGTTCCCGTGGCTAACAGTGCGCGAGAACATTGAGTACGGTCCTAAGCTGAAAGGTGTATCTACGCTGGAGCGGCGTGCGATAAGCAGTCATTTTCTGAAAGTGATCAAGCTTGAAGCGTTTGCGAATGCCTATCCGAAGCAGCTATCCGGAGGGATGAAGCAGCGGGTTGCGATCGCAAGAGCGCTTGCGAACCGCCCAAAGGTGCTGCTCATGGATGAACCATTCGGCGCGCTCGATGCGCAGACGAAGCTTGAGATGCAGGAGATGCTGCTTGAGGTGTGGGAGAAGGAGAAGACGACGGTTCTCTTCATTACGCACGACATCGACGAGGCTGTATTCCTGTCGCAGCGGATCATCGTCATGGGCGCAGGCCCAGGACGCATATTGAAGACGTTCGATGTACCGCTGCCTGCGCAGCGGACGCCTGAAGTGCGGGAGCTGCCGGAGTTTCTGGCGCTCAAGCGGGAGCTCGGACTGCTGCTGAAGCATTAA
- a CDS encoding ABC transporter substrate-binding protein has translation MKRRMKRTVTVAVLAAMLITLAGCGGSKDASTGADNSPITIALSPWPGWFFWFLVDEKGFFDKHGVKVDLKWFPVYSDSLQALSTGKVDANSQTLSDTLAPASKGIGLKAVLVNDNSFGGDAIVSKPDIASIKDLKGKTVATELGTVDHLLLLTALAQNGLSEKDVNYVNMTVNDAGPAFISGKTDASVLWEPFQTKAVKEGKGKVLFSSKETPGLIPDLLVFRDEVVKNRPDDIQKIVDAWFDALDYFKTHQDEAIKLMAEKAETTPEDFKLGLESIKLFTKEDNVTAFGKRDEYTSLPYTAEKTADFLKKLDMVDEINDFDVLFDSSFVEKAAKE, from the coding sequence ATGAAGAGAAGAATGAAACGAACGGTTACGGTAGCTGTACTCGCTGCAATGCTCATTACGCTTGCGGGATGCGGGGGATCGAAGGATGCATCCACAGGTGCGGACAATTCGCCGATTACAATTGCACTAAGTCCTTGGCCGGGCTGGTTCTTCTGGTTCCTCGTCGATGAGAAAGGCTTCTTCGACAAGCATGGCGTGAAGGTCGATCTCAAGTGGTTCCCGGTCTACAGCGATTCCTTACAAGCACTCTCAACTGGCAAGGTGGACGCGAATAGCCAGACGTTGAGCGATACGCTTGCTCCAGCATCCAAAGGCATCGGCCTCAAGGCTGTACTGGTTAACGACAACTCCTTCGGCGGCGATGCGATTGTAAGCAAGCCTGATATTGCTTCGATTAAGGATTTGAAGGGCAAGACGGTAGCGACCGAGCTTGGCACGGTCGATCATCTCCTCCTTCTGACTGCACTCGCGCAGAACGGACTGTCTGAGAAGGATGTCAATTACGTGAATATGACGGTTAACGATGCGGGGCCTGCTTTTATATCCGGCAAAACAGACGCCTCCGTGCTCTGGGAGCCATTCCAGACGAAAGCGGTGAAGGAAGGCAAAGGCAAGGTGCTCTTCTCCTCGAAGGAAACACCAGGGCTAATTCCCGATCTGCTCGTCTTCCGCGACGAGGTTGTGAAGAACCGCCCGGATGATATTCAGAAGATTGTCGACGCATGGTTCGATGCGCTGGACTACTTCAAGACTCATCAAGACGAAGCAATCAAGCTCATGGCGGAGAAAGCGGAGACGACACCAGAGGACTTCAAGCTGGGACTTGAGAGCATTAAGCTCTTCACGAAGGAAGACAACGTAACAGCCTTCGGCAAGCGAGATGAGTACACATCGCTTCCGTATACAGCGGAGAAGACGGCAGACTTCTTGAAGAAGCTCGACATGGTAGATGAGATTAATGATTTTGACGTCCTCTTCGATTCATCGTTTGTAGAAAAAGCAGCGAAGGAGTGA
- the urtC gene encoding urea ABC transporter permease subunit UrtC, protein MLLRTLSSRRLWLLAIYAALAVVLFCAPLVLSDFRLNLLAKFLAYAIVALGLDLIWGYTGILSLGHGVFFGLGGYAMAMYLKLEASGGKLPDFMDWSGLTALPWFWKPFGSIGFALAAGILLPALLALVLGYVTFRNRIRGVYFTILTQALVIITVTLFVGQQAYTGGTNGVTGYSKLFGYSLASPDTKRWLYFVTVAVLIGAFLLCRFIVKSRFGKVLRAIRDGENRVRFIGYNPAIYQMVAFAISAGLAGVAGMLFVLHVGIISPSMMGIVPSIEMVLWVAIGGRGTLGGAVLGAVLLNSAKSTFSESYPEMWTLFLGALFVVVVVFLPKGAAGLFGSLKGFVRRGKESDERANGVRNPAV, encoded by the coding sequence ATGCTGCTACGAACATTATCGTCCCGGCGGCTGTGGCTCCTGGCGATTTATGCGGCATTGGCAGTCGTTCTCTTCTGCGCGCCGCTTGTGCTCAGTGATTTTCGGCTGAACCTGCTGGCGAAATTTCTGGCATATGCCATCGTGGCACTAGGTCTAGATCTGATCTGGGGCTATACGGGCATTCTGAGCCTGGGCCATGGAGTATTCTTCGGCCTCGGCGGCTATGCCATGGCGATGTACTTAAAGCTCGAAGCAAGCGGAGGAAAGCTGCCGGATTTCATGGACTGGAGCGGGCTGACCGCGCTGCCGTGGTTCTGGAAGCCGTTCGGGTCGATCGGATTTGCTCTGGCTGCAGGCATTCTACTGCCTGCGCTACTGGCGCTCGTGCTCGGTTATGTAACGTTCCGCAACCGGATTCGCGGCGTCTACTTTACGATTTTGACGCAGGCGCTTGTGATCATTACAGTGACGCTATTCGTTGGACAGCAAGCATACACGGGCGGGACCAACGGCGTTACAGGCTACAGCAAGCTGTTCGGGTATTCGCTCGCATCGCCGGACACGAAGCGATGGTTGTATTTTGTAACGGTGGCGGTGCTGATTGGCGCGTTCCTGCTCTGTCGGTTCATTGTGAAGAGCCGCTTCGGCAAAGTGCTTCGCGCAATTCGAGACGGCGAGAACCGGGTACGCTTCATCGGCTACAATCCGGCGATCTATCAGATGGTCGCGTTCGCGATATCAGCGGGGCTAGCAGGTGTTGCAGGCATGCTGTTCGTGCTGCATGTTGGCATTATTTCGCCGTCGATGATGGGTATTGTGCCTTCTATTGAGATGGTGCTCTGGGTGGCGATCGGAGGACGAGGCACGCTTGGCGGCGCAGTGCTTGGGGCCGTGCTGCTCAATTCGGCAAAAAGTACGTTCAGTGAGTCCTATCCGGAAATGTGGACGTTGTTCCTCGGCGCTTTGTTTGTGGTTGTCGTCGTGTTTCTGCCAAAGGGTGCTGCGGGACTGTTTGGCAGTTTGAAGGGGTTTGTCAGAAGGGGGAAGGAATCGGATGAACGAGCGAATGGAGTCCGTAATCCTGCAGTGTGA
- the urtE gene encoding urea ABC transporter ATP-binding subunit UrtE, translating to MLAVQQLEAGYGESVILRQVTLQVKPGQVVCLLGRNGVGKTTLMKSIMGVLKARRGTVTYKGDDLTKQPPGQRAKKGIGYVPQGREIFPQLTVFENVLLGLEAVGGKKRRQVIPESAIAKFPVLPAMYDRKGGDLSGGQQQQLAFARALASEPELLLLDEPCEGIQPSIVDDIRDVIRSIKAGGETAILLAEQSLEFVKSVGDYFYILEKGSIAWEGGLSDLNDEVIRHYLTV from the coding sequence ATGCTAGCCGTTCAACAGCTTGAAGCGGGTTACGGGGAGAGCGTCATCTTAAGGCAGGTGACGCTCCAGGTGAAGCCGGGGCAGGTCGTCTGCCTGCTCGGGCGCAACGGGGTCGGCAAAACAACGCTCATGAAGAGCATCATGGGCGTGCTCAAAGCGCGCCGGGGAACAGTGACATACAAAGGCGATGATCTGACGAAGCAGCCGCCGGGGCAGCGGGCGAAGAAGGGGATCGGTTATGTGCCGCAGGGGCGCGAGATCTTCCCGCAGCTCACGGTGTTCGAGAATGTGCTGCTTGGATTAGAGGCCGTGGGAGGCAAGAAGCGGCGTCAAGTTATACCGGAGTCTGCAATCGCCAAGTTTCCGGTGCTTCCTGCCATGTACGACCGCAAGGGCGGCGACTTAAGCGGCGGACAGCAGCAGCAGCTCGCCTTCGCCAGAGCGCTTGCTTCGGAGCCGGAGTTGCTGCTCCTAGATGAGCCGTGCGAAGGCATTCAGCCTTCCATCGTGGACGATATCCGCGATGTCATCCGCTCGATCAAGGCGGGAGGAGAGACGGCAATTCTGCTAGCGGAGCAAAGTCTGGAGTTCGTGAAGAGTGTTGGCGATTACTTCTACATTCTCGAGAAGGGCTCCATTGCCTGGGAAGGCGGCCTATCGGATTTGAACGATGAAGTGATCCGTCATTACTTAACGGTATAG
- the urtB gene encoding urea ABC transporter permease subunit UrtB — protein sequence MDVVVLQLFNGISVSSILLLIALGLSVTFGLMKVINMAHGELIMIGAYTAYVVQNLFNSYMPSSLFGWYFVLAIPASFIIAFVFGLVLEMSLIRFLYGRPLDSLLATWGVGLMLQQIARSIFGAPNVGVTSPEWLNGGVTALGGVVFPYKRLFILGLVLVCLIFMYVYIYRSHSGRRMRAVMQNREMAACLGISTRRVDAVTFAIGSGIAGIAGCALTLIGPIGPSIGTYYIVDAFMVVVLGGVGKLVGTVFGAFGIGMSNTLFEYWTTASLGKVLVFLCIVAFLQWKPSGLVAMRSRSLDN from the coding sequence ATGGACGTTGTTGTGCTGCAGCTGTTTAACGGAATTAGCGTCAGCTCGATCCTGCTGCTGATTGCGCTTGGCTTATCGGTTACGTTCGGACTTATGAAGGTCATTAATATGGCGCATGGGGAGCTCATTATGATTGGAGCCTACACCGCCTATGTCGTGCAAAATCTATTCAACTCCTATATGCCCTCCTCGCTCTTCGGTTGGTACTTCGTTCTCGCTATCCCGGCGAGCTTCATCATCGCCTTCGTATTTGGCCTTGTCCTCGAAATGAGCCTCATTCGCTTCTTATACGGGCGCCCGCTCGATAGCTTACTCGCCACTTGGGGCGTCGGCCTCATGCTCCAACAGATCGCTCGCAGCATATTCGGTGCGCCGAATGTCGGCGTAACAAGCCCGGAGTGGTTGAACGGCGGCGTGACCGCGCTTGGAGGCGTCGTGTTTCCGTACAAAAGGCTGTTCATTCTCGGCCTTGTGCTCGTCTGTTTGATCTTCATGTACGTTTACATTTACCGGAGTCATTCCGGGCGGCGCATGAGGGCGGTCATGCAGAATCGGGAGATGGCGGCATGCCTCGGCATTTCGACGCGCCGCGTTGATGCGGTGACTTTCGCGATCGGCTCTGGTATTGCCGGCATTGCGGGCTGTGCGCTTACTCTCATTGGACCAATCGGGCCGTCTATCGGCACTTATTATATTGTGGATGCCTTTATGGTTGTTGTGCTTGGCGGCGTCGGCAAGCTGGTCGGCACCGTGTTTGGTGCCTTCGGCATCGGCATGTCGAATACGTTGTTCGAATATTGGACGACGGCGTCGCTTGGGAAGGTGCTCGTATTTCTGTGCATCGTGGCGTTCCTGCAGTGGAAGCCAAGCGGCCTTGTGGCGATGCGCTCTCGCTCGCTGGATAACTAA
- the urtA gene encoding urea ABC transporter substrate-binding protein, whose protein sequence is MRNRKAKGSAAVLIALCLALAGCGTNNDKAASTNEPAQTDSTSGGEIKVGILHSLSGTMAISEVSVKDSEMMAIDEINAKGGVLGKKIVPVVEDGASDWPTFAEKARKLISEDKVATVFGGWTSSSRKAMLPVFEELKGLLWYPVQYEGLEQSPNIMYTGATTNQQIVPAVTWLLQNHGKKFFLLGSDYVFPRTANKIIKEQLKVEGGELVGEEYTPLGHTDYATVIAKIKEAKPDVVFNTLNGDSNVAFFKQLKDAGITSKDLTTLSVSVAEEEIRGIGTDVLAGTYAAWNYYQTTDTPANKTFVENYKKKYGEDRVTADPIEAGYDAVYLWAAAAEKAGSTDVEKVKTAAKDLEWDAPEGKVKIDGETQHLYKTVRIGEVQPDGQFKEVWNSGEPVKPDPFLKGYTWAASLSAGK, encoded by the coding sequence ATGAGGAATAGGAAAGCGAAGGGCAGTGCGGCGGTACTCATTGCATTATGCTTGGCGCTCGCGGGATGCGGTACAAACAACGATAAAGCTGCATCCACGAATGAGCCAGCCCAGACAGACTCAACCAGCGGTGGGGAAATTAAAGTCGGTATTCTTCATTCTCTCAGCGGCACGATGGCAATCAGCGAGGTATCGGTTAAGGATTCAGAGATGATGGCAATCGACGAAATTAACGCGAAGGGCGGCGTGCTCGGGAAGAAGATCGTACCTGTCGTCGAAGATGGTGCGTCGGATTGGCCGACCTTTGCGGAGAAGGCGCGTAAGCTGATTTCCGAAGATAAAGTCGCGACGGTGTTCGGCGGATGGACGTCCTCGAGCCGTAAAGCGATGCTGCCGGTATTCGAAGAGCTGAAAGGGCTACTCTGGTATCCGGTACAGTATGAGGGTCTGGAGCAATCACCGAACATCATGTATACAGGCGCTACAACCAACCAACAGATCGTACCTGCTGTCACCTGGCTGCTCCAAAACCACGGCAAGAAATTTTTCCTCCTCGGCTCCGACTACGTATTCCCACGCACAGCTAACAAAATCATCAAAGAACAGCTCAAGGTTGAAGGTGGAGAGCTCGTAGGTGAAGAGTACACGCCACTCGGTCATACCGACTACGCCACAGTTATCGCCAAGATCAAAGAAGCGAAGCCGGATGTCGTGTTCAACACGCTGAACGGTGACAGCAACGTTGCGTTCTTCAAGCAGCTGAAGGATGCCGGCATTACCTCCAAAGACCTCACTACCTTGTCCGTATCCGTCGCGGAAGAAGAAATTCGCGGTATCGGCACAGACGTACTCGCTGGTACATACGCCGCATGGAACTACTACCAAACCACAGACACCCCTGCCAACAAAACCTTCGTTGAGAACTATAAGAAAAAATACGGCGAGGACCGCGTAACCGCTGACCCGATTGAAGCAGGCTATGACGCTGTATATCTATGGGCTGCAGCTGCCGAGAAGGCTGGTTCCACCGATGTCGAGAAAGTGAAAACAGCGGCGAAGGACCTGGAGTGGGATGCGCCGGAAGGCAAAGTGAAGATTGACGGCGAGACACAGCATTTGTACAAAACCGTTCGTATCGGCGAAGTGCAGCCGGATGGCCAGTTCAAAGAAGTGTGGAATTCCGGTGAACCTGTGAAGCCAGATCCATTCCTGAAAGGCTACACGTGGGCGGCTAGCTTATCGGCAGGCAAGTAA
- the urtD gene encoding urea ABC transporter ATP-binding protein UrtD, translating to MNERMESVILQCDGVTVDFDGFKAVQGMDLTLTRGELRFLIGPNGAGKTTMLDVICGKVKPASGKVTLRGGVDITRKREHQIAELGIGRKFQTPSIFPSLTVYDNLEIAMKQNRGVFAAMRAKLRSEEADRLAAQLEMVGLQGKAAWRAGGLSHGEKQWLEIGMMLLQEPEILLLDEPVAGMTDRETEKTGELLQHIRKTQSIVVVEHDMEFVRSFASKVTVMHEGRLLKEGSMEDVQRDDRVAEVYLGKRRDADASRSTA from the coding sequence ATGAACGAGCGAATGGAGTCCGTAATCCTGCAGTGTGACGGTGTGACGGTTGATTTCGACGGCTTCAAGGCCGTGCAAGGAATGGACCTGACGCTTACGCGCGGCGAGCTGCGGTTTCTCATTGGACCGAACGGAGCTGGCAAAACAACGATGCTGGACGTCATCTGCGGCAAAGTAAAACCGGCATCGGGCAAAGTGACGCTGCGCGGCGGCGTCGATATAACGCGGAAGCGGGAGCACCAGATCGCAGAGCTTGGCATCGGCCGGAAGTTCCAGACGCCGTCGATCTTCCCGTCGCTCACCGTCTACGACAATCTCGAGATCGCAATGAAGCAGAATCGCGGCGTCTTCGCGGCGATGCGCGCCAAGCTGCGCTCGGAGGAGGCCGACCGTCTTGCGGCGCAGCTGGAAATGGTCGGCTTGCAAGGGAAGGCGGCATGGCGGGCGGGCGGTCTGTCGCATGGCGAGAAGCAGTGGCTCGAGATCGGCATGATGCTGCTGCAGGAGCCGGAGATTCTGCTGCTCGATGAGCCCGTGGCTGGCATGACCGACCGGGAAACAGAGAAAACCGGCGAGCTGCTGCAGCATATCCGCAAGACGCAGTCGATTGTCGTCGTGGAGCATGACATGGAATTCGTGCGCAGCTTTGCGAGCAAGGTGACCGTGATGCACGAAGGCCGGCTGCTGAAGGAAGGGTCCATGGAGGATGTGCAGCGCGATGACCGCGTGGCGGAAGTGTATTTAGGGAAAAGGCGGGATGCCGATGCTAGCCGTTCAACAGCTTGA